Proteins found in one Plasmodium sp. gorilla clade G2 genome assembly, chromosome: 14 genomic segment:
- a CDS encoding vacuolar protein sorting-associated protein 4, with translation MDSEETINLAVKYAKEAVVEDEKKNYKEALNLYIQSLQYFNFFCKYEKNSNIRDLILKKMEVYMTRAENLKEMLNKKDSIENKEKITNTEETKENMKKQIKQFILNKNDNIKWSDVCGLETAKEVLKEAIIFPLKFPKLFNSSTLPYKGILLYGPPGTGKTFLALACSNECNMNFFNVSSSDLVSKYQGESEKYIKCLFETAKEHSPAIIFIDEIDSLCGSRTDGENESTRRIKTEFLINMSGLTNYKNNIIVMGATNTPWSLDSGFRRRFEKRIYIPLPNIYARIKIFEKYINQNENNNISKEDIKQFATLTENYTGADIDILCRDAVYMPVKKCLLSKFFKQVKKNNKICYTPCSPGDSDPTKVEKNVMSLSENELSLPPLTIQDFKTAISNVKPSLSVDDIKKYEEWTQQYGMNGT, from the coding sequence ATGGACTCTGAAGAAACAATAAACCTGGCAGTGAAGTATGCCAAAGAGGCCGTTGTGGAAGATGAAAAGAAGAATTATAAGGAAGCactaaatttatatatccaAAGTTTACAgtactttaattttttttgtaaatatgaaaagaatTCCAATATAAGAGATTTAATTTTGAAGAAAATGGAAGTATATATGACAAGAGcagaaaatttaaaagaaatgttaaataaaaaagatagtatagaaaataaagaaaaaattacaaaCACAGAagaaacaaaagaaaatatgaagaaacaaataaaacaatttatattaaataaaaatgataatattaaatggTCAGATGTATGTGGATTAGAAACTGCTAAAGAAGTATTAAAAGAAGCAATTATTTTCCCATTAAAATTtccaaaattatttaattcatctACTCTGCCTTATAAaggtattttattatatggtCCACCTGGTACAGGCAAAACATTCCTTGCATTAGCTTGTTCAAATGAATGcaatatgaatttttttaatgtatctTCATCAGATTTAGTTAGTAAATATCAAGGAGAaagtgaaaaatatattaaatgtttaTTCGAAACTGCTAAGGAACATTCTCCtgctattatttttattgatgAAATTGATTCCTTGTGTGGATCAAGAACTGACGGAGAAAATGAATCAACCAGAAGAATAAAAACtgaatttttaattaatatgaGTGGACttacaaattataaaaataatatcattgTTATGGGTGCAACTAATACACCTTGGTCCTTAGATAGTGGATTTAGAAGGAGATttgaaaaaagaatttatataCCCCTTCCAAATATTTATgcaagaataaaaatatttgaaaaatatattaatcaaaatgaaaataataatatatcaaaagaagatataaaaCAATTCGCTACACTAACTGAAAATTATACAGGTGCTGATATTGATATTCTTTGTAGAGACGCTGTCTATATGCCAGTAAAAAAATGTCTTCTTTCCAAATTTTTTAAACAggttaaaaagaataataaaatatgctATACTCCTTGTTCACCTGGAGATTCAGATCCTACTAAAGTCGAAAAAAATGTCATGTCTTTAAGTGAAAATGAATTATCATTACCTCCATTGACTATACAAGATTTTAAAACGGCTATATCAAATGTTAAACCGTCATTATCAGTagatgatattaaaaaatatgaagaatgGACTCAACAATATGGAATGAACGGTACATAA
- a CDS encoding large ribosomal subunit nuclear export factor, putative, which produces MNNKKLNNKFKKNHSVVKFNKKKDVNRYDFKKKSQSFKHKKSKLKNSHFGVNKNWKDKIKSSHIKRRDSNNNNKNNQDKRSSKYEENKKDIYDIEHIISSIIEKKVSLKKVDDKFINNIKTIYDMNEEWFILKKKLEHVVVKYVIKKKKKNLQYDNLNFYVKKFQKRKSLYDKIEKGDREENGITINDKKEEGTKNKNEDEDENENENEDNSDNNNYYDNMKKDSSFVYQAKLFLLDNEDILFDMDEEKKQVVLNSKLWNKKIKAFLKKRSSSQNITLNNDDEKAKFIDYNNIPIHLNELYNNDSIHKNVCVNNNKSDVKIKIKLMLKKKISMNDIYHLIYNIGINMIYNYYQLYLEKYSNDEEKIHLEVIHNKNNIFSDRINNIVVLIKKNPLIYFIYIKVLIDFYNKKEDVFLKKSILECLKHIYLYIIPNEYLLNIEENNQIVLHYILNIIFNRFNFKEYNFSSYYFFLNALIYMYSFENYLKKSFLQYIFILKNGIYSLIPSLFYLSANNINEFCLKKKENKFANLNIILEGYCILNKGNPLLLNFLKYLITLEKFKEYITNYIFQKILVSIKYCVDIIVDHLKNKNEQKVNKVDDKLKKDIVCINRCLYILYKMDSHSFNNMMENIIYFATYLFEMFSKNIYELYEHKNELLNEWSVEKMAYIYYEKDDTQKGMITDITNRGSYCPITNLSNGDNVQQNNLQYLDNYNDDNNNNNNINDINIKKEHEDDLNNEQKINKKNISNGYNFNTNNKCHDNNGEAFNSSENIHEKNISSDQLNDKPNELKDEMNDISAEKEKSQKKEDNKKKKNIEENIFNKYCLYGYLSSKVLKLLSSILVKNMYFIIYNRCLSLKDKNNNPFNEKTKKIEENKCLHSLNVLSFLKVIKSVESYKIKINFLVLMFLLLYSSKQIDDNTYCYFYSILKDMNYYESEHTYNLYSLLTVLILTDNNIIRNISFIKRIFQHSIHSKELWTHVFSIMMIRYLILKKPELIKYLYHEENKLYENNLNYVKNNYILKFKKYNQGKEVNINDKMFIYNKSINNPVDTNSILTHLYEFYTFSSMLNDNFKSILLEFRNITIFNYNPFQRKRYSSIRNSVHLDFSKKSGSLIKTEKEHKQDEDNKDYINSHDNTTKKDTHMNVNNNDDNIHNNNSTSSSNNVKVNNNGKNSSENDYDDDDLVINIKTKYHNKNEKDIKSNFTLNLNIDEVTTSAVSMDEDPKEEEIIYNKQDEKQEHKTINNHSHIKHNSISNELLYEYTYETSAVINIMEKLAIEYKNAKEQLNMLNTYNNFLHDSCINDRAVNQNNNNNNNNSVDIKKPKQKLIHNVYQKYFYDILCSYNNNSFKKFKDKYHIKKKKAKSKDRQDDQDASSSDEEQEEDEFLDDYIRKNFDIDNDIDIADDDEDDILINNKFKRNQNKRKLSYGDPNNYKQEFKRKKTKTGDDLKDDSIEFTDFINKLKKKKNN; this is translated from the coding sequence atgaataataaaaagttgaataataaatttaagaaAAACCATAGCGTTGTTaagtttaataaaaaaaaggatgtGAACCGATATGATTTTAAGAAGAAAAGTCAAAGCTTTAAACATAAAAAGTCTAAATTGAAAAATAGCCATTTTGGCGTGAATAAAAATTGGaaggataaaataaaaagttcgcatataaaaagaagagatagtaataataataataaaaataatcagGATAAGAGGAGTTCCAAATATGAAgagaataaaaaagatatttatgatattgaacatataataagcagtattattgaaaaaaaagtgTCCTTAAAAAAAGTAGatgataaatttataaataatatcaaaACCATTTATGATATGAATGAAGAATggtttatattaaaaaaaaaattagaacaTGTTGTAGTCaaatatgttattaaaaaaaaaaaaaaaaacctacAATATGacaatttaaatttttatgtgaagaaatttcaaaaaagaaaaagtttatatgataaaattgaaaaagGTGATAGGGAAGAAAATGGAATAACCATAAATGATAAGAAAGAAGAAGGAACAAAAAACAAGAACgaagatgaagatgaaaatgaaaatgaaaatgaagacAATAGTGATaacaataattattatgataatatgaaaaaagacTCTTCTTTTGTTTATCAAGCcaaattatttcttttagaTAATGAAGACATACTTTTTGATATGGATgaggaaaaaaaacaagttgttttaaattcaaaattatggaacaaaaaaataaaagctTTTCTTAAAAAGAGATCTTCGTCAcaaaatataacattaaataatgatgatgaaaaagcCAAATTTatagattataataatatcccAATACATTTAAacgaattatataataatgatagcATTCATAAAAATGTTTGTGTAAATAACAACAAGAGTGatgtgaaaataaaaataaaattaatgttaaaaaagaaaataagtATGAAtgatatttatcatttaatttataatatagggataaatatgatttataattattatcaactttatttagaaaaatattctaatgatgaagaaaaaattcatttagaggttatacataataaaaataatatatttagtgatagaataaataatattgttgtattaataaaaaaaaatccactgatatattttatatatataaaagtattaaTTGATttctataataaaaaagaagatgtatttttaaaaaaatctaTACTTGAAtgtttaaaacatatatatttatatattataccaaatgaatatttactaaatattgaagaaaataatcaaATAGTATtgcattatatattaaatataatatttaaccgatttaattttaaagaatataatttttcttcatattattttttcttaaatgcattaatatatatgtattcattTGAAAATTATTTGAAGAAATCATTTctacaatatattttcatattaaaGAATGGAATATATAGCTTGATCCCTAGTTTATTTTATCTATCAgcgaataatataaatgaattttgtttaaagaaaaaagaaaataaatttgcaaatcttaatattatattagaaGGATATTGTATACTTAATAAAGGTAatccattattattaaattttttaaaatatttaattaccttagaaaaatttaaagaatacataactaattatatttttcaaaaaatactTGTAAGCATAAAATATTGTGTAGATATTATAGTAGaccatttaaaaaataagaatgaaCAAAAGGTTAATAAAGTAgatgataaattaaaaaaggatattgtatgtataaatagatgtttatatatattatataaaatggaTTCACATTCTTTTAACAATATGatggaaaatattatatattttgcaaCATACCTTTTTGAAAtgttttcaaaaaatatatatgaattgtATGAACacaaaaatgaattattgaATGAATGGAGTGTAGAAAAAAtggcatatatatattatgaaaaggATGATACACAAAAAGGAATGATAACCGATATAACTAATAGAGGATCCTATTGCCCTATAACAAATTTATCAAATGGTGATAATGTTCAACAAAACAATCTTCAATATTTAGATAATTacaatgatgataataataataataataatattaatgatataaatattaaaaaagaacatGAAGATGATCTAaataatgaacaaaaaataaataaaaagaatatttcaaatggttataattttaatactaATAACAAATGTCATGATAATAACGGAGAAGCATTTAATAGTTCTGAAAATAttcatgaaaaaaatatatcaagtGACCAATTGAATGACAAACCAAATGAATTGAAAGACGAAATGAATGATATATCAGCAGAAAAGGAAAAGTCTCAAAAAAAAgaggataataaaaaaaaaaaaaatatagaagaaaatatatttaataaatattgtttatatggTTATTTAAGTAGTAAAGttcttaaattattatcaagtattttagtaaaaaatatgtattttattatatataatagatgtttatcattaaaagataaaaataataatcctTTTAATgaaaagacaaaaaaaatagaagagAACAAATGTTTACATAGTTTAAATGTATTATCCTTTTTAAAAGTTATTAAAAGTGTagaatcatataaaataaaaataaatttcttAGTTCTTATGttccttttattatattcatcaaaACAAATAGATGACAATacatattgttatttttatagcATATTGAAAGACATGAATTATTATGAAAGtgaacatacatataatttatatagtCTATTGACAGTATTAATATTaacagataataatattataagaaatatcAGTTTTATCAAAAGAATTTTTCAACATAGTATCCATTCAAAAGAATTATGGACACATGTTTTTTCTATCATGATGATAAGATATTTGATATTGAAAAAACCAGAACTaatcaaatatttatatcatgaagaaaataaattatatgaaaataatctgaattatgttaaaaataattatatattaaaatttaaaaaatataatcaagGGAAAGAAGTTAATATCAATGAtaaaatgtttatttataataagtCAATCAATAATCCAGTAGATACAAATTCAATATTAACACATCTATATGAATTTTATACATTCTCTTCTATgttaaatgataattttaaaagTATACTCTTAGAATTTAGAAATATAACCATATTTAATTACAACCCTTTTcaaagaaaaagatatagTTCTATACGAAATTCTGTTCACCTAGATTTTTCTAAAAAAAGTGGAAGTTTAATAAAAACGGAGAAGGAACATAAACAAGATGAGGATAATAAGGATTATATAAACAGTCACGATAATACAACAAAAAAGGATACACATATGAacgttaataataatgatgataatattcataataataatagtactagtagtagtaataatgtaaaagtaaataataatggtaAGAATTCATCCGAAAatgattatgatgatgatgatttggttattaacataaaaacaaaatatcataataaaaatgaaaaggatataaaaagtaattttacattaaatttaaatattgatGAAGTTACAACTAGTGCTGTTAGTATGGATGAGGATCCcaaagaagaagaaattatatataataaacaagaCGAAAAACAAGAACATAAAACAATTAATAATCATTCGCATATTAAGCATAATAGCATAtcaaatgaattattatatgaatatacatatgaaacAAGTGctgttataaatattatggaaAAATTAGCcatagaatataaaaatgcaAAAGAACAACTAAACATGTTAAATACgtataataatttcttaCATGATTCATGTATTAATGACAGAGCAgttaatcaaaataataataataataataataacagtgTTGATATAAAGAAAccaaaacaaaaattaatacataatGTATACCAAAAATATTTCTATGATATATTATgctcatataataataatagttttAAAAAGTTCAAAGATAAATatcatattaaaaagaaaaaagcaAAATCCAAAGATCGTCAAGATGATCAAGATGCTTCATCAAGTGATGAAGAACAGGAAGAAGATGAATTCTTAGATgattatataagaaaaaattttgatataGATAATGATATAGATATTGCTGACGACGATGAGGATGATATACTTATTAacaataaatttaaaagaaatcaaaacaaaagaaaactATCATATGGTGAtccaaataattataaacagGAATTTAAGaggaaaaaaacaaaaacggGTGATGACCTAAAGGATGATTCTATAGAATTCACAGATTTTattaacaaattaaaaaagaaaaaaaataattaa